A stretch of DNA from Micromonospora sp. WMMD1155:
AGCAGTTGCCCGCTGACTCCGCCGGCACCACCACCGAAGCCGGTGGCCGGACCCCGACTGGGTTGGGGGGACGGCACCTTCTTGACCACCTGGAGCATGGTCGAGGCCGTCTCGCCGTCCCGGCACTCCAACTTGACCCGGTAGTTGCCGGGGCGGGTGCGCTCGCGCACCATCGGCGCGGCGGTGAGCACCCCGCGCTGCGGCTGCACGCCGACCGCGCCGAACGCGTCCGACACGACCGTCGCACCCACCGAGTTGTCCCGGCAGCTGGCCCGGATGCCGACCAGGTAGCCGGGCTGCACCGTGCTCGGGCTCACCTCGACGAAGATGTCCACCGGCCCCGGCTGGGGCGCGCCACCGGGCGGCCCTCCGGGCTGCGGCGCGGGCGCCGCGGCGGCGGCGTACTGCGGCACGGCGAGCACCGCGTCGACGGCCGCAGGAGCAGCGAGCACCGCGCCGACGGCCGCAGGGGCAGCGAGCGCCCCGCCGACGGCCGCAGGGGCAGCGAGCGCCCCGCCGACGGCCGCAGGGGCAGCGAGCACCGCGCCGACCGGCTCGGACACGACGGGCACGGAGGAACCGGCAGGCGAGAGAGGGGCAGCGAGCGCGGCAGAACCGGCAAGCGAGGGAGGAGCAGCGACCGCAGCAGGGGCGGCAAGCAATGGGGCGGCAAGCAATGGGGCGGCAAGCAATGGGGCGGCAAGCAGCGGGCCGACGAGCGCGGTCAGCACGGAAAGGATCACGCCGCCACGGGTCACTGTCACGATGCCCCCTCTCGACGCCGTGCGGCCGTGTCGGGCAGCGGAGCACCCGACCTGCCGTACCAGTTGGATCCTCTCATTTCCGGTCGCACATCACATCCGATCAGCCGACGGGGTCGCGTACGCTCGGGTCGCTGTGACCACCACCGACCATGACCCCGCCGTCCCGCCCGTGAGCCGGACGATCCGCACGTTCCACCCCCGCCGGGGTCGGATGAGCGACCGGCAGACCGACGCCCTGGGCCGGCTCTGGCCCGCGTACGGCCTGGATGTGCCGGACGGACCGGTCGTGCCCGTCGACCTGGCCGACCTGTTCGGTCGCCGGGCGCCGGTCGTGCTGGAGATCGGCTCGGGCATGGGCGACAGCACCGCCGCGATGGCTGCCGCCGACCCGGACCGAGATTATCTGGCGGTCGAGGTGCACACGCCGGGAATCGCCAACCTGCTCGACCTGGTGGAGCGGGGTGGCCTGCGCAACGTACGGGTCGCGCAGGGCGATGCGTTGTCCCTGGTCAGCGGCTTGCCCGAGGGTGCGCTCGATGCCGTGCACGTCTTCTTCCCAGACCCGTGGCCGAAGACGCGCCACCACAAACGGCGGAT
This window harbors:
- the trmB gene encoding tRNA (guanosine(46)-N7)-methyltransferase TrmB, with the protein product MSDRQTDALGRLWPAYGLDVPDGPVVPVDLADLFGRRAPVVLEIGSGMGDSTAAMAAADPDRDYLAVEVHTPGIANLLDLVERGGLRNVRVAQGDALSLVSGLPEGALDAVHVFFPDPWPKTRHHKRRIIQPAHVALLRSRLRSGGTLHCATDWAEYAEAMRETLDADPELVDAYGGFVPRPAHRPVTKFERRAITAGRPVADLIYRRR